The following proteins are co-located in the Haloplanus sp. HW8-1 genome:
- a CDS encoding Hsp20/alpha crystallin family protein, whose translation MALRPNPPSSWTSGMDFPSQFFETGRDDYELYEEDDEFVLSVEMPGFDPEDIDVTWDDSVLNVAAERSDESRNRRRTYHRRFRFPKTVADEDISAQYRNGILEIRLPVLEGAAAQGTEIEIEH comes from the coding sequence ATGGCGTTGCGACCGAATCCGCCAAGTTCGTGGACGAGCGGCATGGACTTTCCCAGTCAGTTCTTCGAAACCGGCCGTGACGACTACGAACTGTACGAGGAGGACGACGAATTCGTCCTGAGCGTCGAGATGCCGGGGTTCGATCCCGAGGATATCGACGTGACGTGGGACGACAGCGTCCTCAACGTCGCAGCGGAGCGATCGGACGAATCGCGGAACCGACGACGGACCTACCACCGCCGGTTCCGCTTCCCGAAGACCGTCGCCGACGAGGACATCTCGGCGCAGTATCGTAACGGCATCCTCGAGATTCGGCTCCCGGTACTCGAAGGTGCGGCGGCTCAGGGCACGGAAATCGAGATCGAGCACTGA
- a CDS encoding ABC transporter ATP-binding protein has translation MASTTITVEDLTFRYPGSDDPVLRNANVEIDSSEFTAIIGGNGSGKTTLCKAFNGLVPHFFDGTFEGTVTVGDTVTTESDVSALSRTVGYVFQDFENQLVQPIVLDDVAFAPKNHGLEDYRARAMDALEAVGLGDVADRFIWELSGGQQHLVALAGVLAMAPDVIVVDEPAAQLDPDNARRTYEQLREIQRSTDVGVIVIEHHTEFIADYCDRLVMVADGDVAWTEPVDAGLNRVEELLDANIHPPQVTQIARRLPEGDGALANGRYPVTVEQAVDAFPAAVPEGRRTVTPDGSGGAETLVSVRDVTHGYPTLREGRKTVLDGVDMDLYAGNRVALVGANGTGKSTLLRLLTGLESPDEGSVVVLGNDTNDTLPEELAEETVYIHQNPEEMFVEETVREDVAYYLKNRDAPNVDERVDDVVDFLDLEGIADRDGRLLSIGQQRRASLAIGLATEPTIVLLDEPTGSLDLQSRREVTRMLSRSESRTETVVVATHDLKLVAEWADRAVVLGPDGILADETPRSLFERPELLERAHLRAPQVVELSERLGIDPPSLTTSDIIERLSKQEAR, from the coding sequence ATGGCTTCAACGACAATCACTGTCGAAGACCTGACATTCAGATACCCGGGGAGCGACGACCCAGTGTTACGGAACGCGAACGTCGAGATCGACTCCAGTGAGTTCACCGCGATCATCGGCGGTAACGGGAGCGGCAAAACGACGCTCTGCAAGGCGTTCAACGGACTGGTCCCGCACTTCTTCGACGGAACGTTCGAGGGGACGGTGACGGTTGGTGACACCGTCACGACCGAGAGCGACGTCTCGGCGCTCTCCCGGACGGTCGGGTACGTGTTTCAGGACTTCGAGAACCAACTCGTCCAACCCATCGTCCTCGACGACGTGGCGTTCGCTCCGAAAAATCACGGTCTGGAAGACTACCGAGCCCGTGCGATGGACGCACTCGAAGCGGTGGGGCTCGGCGATGTGGCTGACCGCTTCATCTGGGAACTCAGCGGCGGCCAGCAACATCTGGTCGCCCTCGCCGGGGTATTGGCGATGGCACCGGACGTCATCGTCGTCGACGAGCCAGCGGCCCAACTCGACCCCGACAACGCCCGCCGAACCTACGAACAGCTCCGGGAGATCCAACGAAGCACCGACGTCGGCGTGATCGTGATCGAGCACCATACGGAGTTCATCGCCGACTACTGTGATCGGCTCGTCATGGTCGCCGACGGCGACGTGGCGTGGACCGAACCGGTCGACGCCGGTCTGAATCGGGTCGAGGAACTGCTCGACGCGAACATCCATCCGCCACAGGTCACCCAGATCGCTCGGCGACTCCCGGAGGGGGACGGAGCCTTGGCGAACGGCCGGTATCCGGTGACGGTCGAACAGGCCGTCGATGCCTTTCCGGCGGCCGTCCCCGAAGGGAGGCGTACGGTTACGCCGGACGGCAGTGGGGGTGCTGAGACCCTCGTTAGCGTCCGCGACGTGACCCACGGATATCCGACGCTCCGCGAGGGCCGAAAGACGGTTCTCGACGGGGTCGATATGGATCTGTACGCCGGGAACAGGGTCGCACTCGTCGGTGCCAACGGAACCGGGAAGTCGACACTACTCCGGTTGCTAACCGGCCTCGAATCGCCGGACGAGGGTTCCGTCGTCGTTCTCGGCAACGATACGAACGATACGCTCCCCGAGGAACTGGCCGAGGAGACGGTGTACATCCACCAAAATCCCGAGGAGATGTTCGTCGAGGAGACGGTCCGGGAGGACGTCGCGTACTACTTGAAAAATCGGGACGCGCCGAACGTCGACGAGCGGGTCGACGACGTCGTCGACTTTCTGGACCTCGAAGGGATCGCTGACCGGGACGGTCGCCTCCTGAGCATCGGCCAACAGCGACGGGCGTCGCTGGCTATCGGTCTGGCGACCGAGCCGACCATCGTGTTGCTGGACGAACCGACCGGGAGCCTCGACCTCCAGAGCCGCCGCGAGGTGACGCGAATGCTCTCGCGGTCGGAGTCCCGGACGGAGACGGTCGTCGTCGCTACCCACGACCTCAAGCTAGTGGCCGAGTGGGCGGATCGGGCCGTAGTTCTCGGTCCCGACGGGATCCTCGCCGACGAAACTCCACGGTCGCTGTTCGAACGGCCCGAACTCTTGGAGCGGGCCCACCTCCGGGCACCGCAAGTCGTCGAACTCAGTGAACGACTCGGAATCGACCCGCCCTCGCTGACGACGTCGGATATCATCGAGCGGCTGTCGAAACAGGAGGCCCGGTGA
- a CDS encoding energy-coupling factor transporter transmembrane component T family protein codes for MGYLDALRNVTIADIKVDLMRTAYDNDDALLNKFDPRVVIIWSAIFVIVPWFFYEPEPLFVMLVASLLLAYLSQTSIYLLALLIWGSLSNIGFIVIVSSVVYWWQGGSGGLQGAVVDNSVALLPFTMKLTVISVVSLAAFSAMSPKKLAKGMLSLGVPRPFTFAIAYGYRMMPVLLEEYHDLVNSLRLRNKAPENRGLLRWRYYLYLLKLSIKAFYPMAFNVAKRSRVTVEAMETKGFSHSLGDEASRELRLGGLEIQPRDVTFLLVSLLFVVVVAVFL; via the coding sequence ATGGGGTATCTCGACGCGCTCCGGAACGTCACAATCGCCGACATCAAGGTCGACCTCATGCGGACAGCCTATGACAACGACGACGCACTGCTGAACAAGTTCGATCCGCGCGTCGTGATCATCTGGTCGGCGATATTCGTCATCGTTCCCTGGTTCTTCTACGAGCCCGAACCCCTGTTCGTGATGCTCGTCGCGTCGCTGCTCCTGGCGTACCTGTCACAGACCAGTATCTACCTCCTCGCCCTCCTGATCTGGGGGAGCCTCTCGAACATCGGCTTCATCGTCATCGTCAGTTCGGTCGTCTACTGGTGGCAAGGTGGATCGGGAGGGCTCCAGGGCGCGGTCGTCGACAACAGCGTCGCGCTCCTGCCGTTCACGATGAAACTGACCGTCATCTCGGTCGTGAGTCTGGCGGCGTTCTCGGCGATGAGTCCGAAGAAACTCGCCAAGGGAATGTTGAGCCTCGGGGTTCCCCGTCCGTTCACCTTCGCAATCGCGTACGGCTACCGGATGATGCCGGTCCTGCTCGAGGAGTACCACGATCTGGTCAACTCGTTGCGGCTCCGAAACAAGGCCCCCGAGAACCGCGGTCTACTGCGGTGGCGATACTACCTGTATCTGCTGAAACTCTCTATCAAGGCGTTCTACCCGATGGCGTTCAACGTCGCGAAACGCTCCAGAGTCACCGTCGAGGCGATGGAGACCAAGGGGTTCTCCCACTCGCTGGGCGACGAGGCCAGCCGGGAACTCAGGCTGGGCGGCCTCGAAATACAGCCTCGCGACGTGACGTTCCTGTTGGTGTCGCTGCTGTTCGTGGTCGTCGTCGCGGTATTCCTGTAG
- a CDS encoding PHP domain-containing protein, with translation MRTDVHAHTTFSDGSELSTMIDAAEDTGLDALGLTDHCIVADDAFGRRTRYDLVETYERRREVIEAARERVDLTLYDSAEVSYVGSETDTTEAFLETAGFDYTIGSVHFAGEYDYTSDTPYVGESDGFRRAAVERYYDAVVSLVESDLFDVLGHLDLPERLETLRGHSRAEDYERVAAALADSRTVPELNAGRIDRALGRPHPDPSMFGPFADRDVGFVLGSDSHRPGELTDRVPALRDVTDDAAIELVGVDDLLA, from the coding sequence ATGCGGACGGACGTCCACGCGCATACGACCTTCTCCGACGGCTCCGAACTGTCCACAATGATCGATGCGGCCGAGGACACCGGCCTCGACGCTCTGGGACTGACCGACCACTGCATCGTGGCCGACGACGCGTTCGGTCGCCGGACGCGATACGACCTCGTCGAGACGTACGAGCGCCGGCGGGAGGTCATCGAGGCGGCCCGAGAGCGCGTCGACCTGACGCTGTACGACTCCGCGGAGGTGAGTTACGTCGGGAGCGAGACCGACACGACCGAGGCGTTCCTCGAAACCGCCGGCTTCGACTACACCATCGGCAGCGTCCACTTCGCCGGCGAGTACGACTACACCAGCGACACCCCCTACGTCGGCGAGAGCGACGGGTTCCGTCGGGCAGCGGTCGAACGGTACTACGACGCCGTCGTCAGCCTGGTCGAATCGGACCTGTTCGACGTGCTCGGCCACCTCGACTTGCCCGAGCGACTGGAGACGCTGCGCGGTCACTCGCGCGCTGAGGACTACGAACGCGTCGCCGCGGCGCTGGCCGACTCACGGACCGTCCCGGAACTCAACGCCGGGCGAATCGACCGGGCACTGGGACGCCCCCACCCCGATCCGTCGATGTTCGGCCCGTTCGCCGACCGCGATGTCGGGTTCGTCCTCGGGAGCGACAGCCACCGACCGGGGGAACTGACCGATCGCGTCCCGGCGCTTCGCGACGTCACCGACGACGCGGCTATCGAACTCGTCGGGGTCGACGACCTGTTGGCGTAG
- a CDS encoding 2-phosphosulfolactate phosphatase yields the protein MIPARAQIPEDPTPGNYVVVDVAQFSTTVPELFANGATYVHVTEDRGDELAFKEANPRAKIGGGSGPNYRGEPGYDFFNSPSFVQGVDVAGCPTAMTSTNGGNAVTDLRSAGGDEVDVYVGGLTNGVALADHLREQDAETYFVAAGSNGKPSPEDVAGALFIARHLLGDPPTDRELAVYHEMVAFSKGPKYERRPQIKRTDLYEYALAVDSRDVVPKLDGQKLYDVAGSA from the coding sequence ATGATTCCCGCACGGGCACAGATCCCCGAGGATCCGACCCCGGGGAACTACGTCGTCGTCGACGTGGCGCAGTTCTCGACGACGGTGCCCGAACTGTTCGCCAACGGCGCGACGTACGTCCACGTCACCGAAGACCGGGGCGACGAACTGGCGTTCAAGGAAGCCAACCCCCGGGCGAAGATCGGTGGCGGCTCCGGTCCGAACTACCGGGGAGAGCCGGGCTACGACTTCTTCAACTCGCCGAGTTTCGTCCAAGGCGTCGACGTCGCGGGCTGCCCGACGGCGATGACTTCCACGAACGGCGGCAACGCCGTCACCGACCTCCGGTCGGCCGGCGGCGACGAGGTCGATGTCTACGTCGGCGGCCTGACCAACGGCGTCGCGCTGGCCGATCACCTCCGCGAACAGGACGCGGAGACGTACTTCGTCGCCGCCGGCTCCAACGGGAAGCCGTCGCCGGAGGACGTCGCCGGCGCGCTGTTCATCGCGCGCCACCTGCTCGGCGATCCGCCGACCGACCGCGAACTGGCGGTCTACCACGAGATGGTCGCGTTCTCGAAGGGGCCGAAGTACGAACGGCGGCCCCAGATCAAGCGCACCGACCTCTACGAGTACGCCCTGGCTGTCGACAGCCGGGACGTCGTGCCGAAACTCGATGGCCAGAAACTGTACGACGTCGCCGGTAGCGCGTGA
- a CDS encoding DUF7384 family protein, with amino-acid sequence MIDPAPTRVVAGADVLAADVLVGDPSRAALDHVREHSWMTLVAGDPLLDDAEAVIADLGDERLAADWRVRAAEACELVDHPPEDHPALAAAYRGGAMHVLTLDESLLSASAGAAIRGRVEASVRHPRAFATLFDAESLYREAVGGAYPGPDRDSRD; translated from the coding sequence ATGATTGACCCCGCGCCGACGCGGGTCGTCGCCGGCGCCGACGTCCTCGCGGCGGACGTCCTCGTCGGCGACCCCTCGCGAGCGGCGCTCGATCACGTCCGCGAACACTCGTGGATGACCCTCGTCGCGGGCGACCCTCTCCTCGACGACGCCGAGGCCGTAATCGCCGACCTCGGCGACGAACGGCTGGCGGCGGACTGGCGCGTCCGCGCCGCCGAGGCCTGCGAACTCGTCGACCATCCCCCCGAGGACCACCCGGCGCTCGCGGCCGCCTACCGCGGCGGTGCGATGCACGTGTTGACCCTCGACGAGTCGCTGCTGTCGGCGTCGGCGGGGGCAGCCATCCGCGGACGAGTCGAGGCGAGCGTTCGCCACCCGCGGGCCTTCGCGACGCTTTTCGACGCCGAGAGCCTCTATCGCGAGGCCGTCGGCGGGGCGTATCCGGGGCCGGACCGCGATTCGCGAGACTAG
- a CDS encoding non-canonical purine NTP pyrophosphatase, giving the protein MLNYVTTNPGKVREVREYLDDGSVAQLEFDYAEIQAPTLEPIAARGAREAYRHADGPVLVDDAGLFVDALDGFPGPYTAYAEEKLGIERVSALAREAADPDPARAAFRCVLAYCDGDPFDASPDPIDRGERAAAAAADEDEDEDADDLPVKLFVGSVRGRLVDPRGDEGFGYDPVFEYDGTTFAEMGPAKKNAVSHRGRALEKFAEWYPNR; this is encoded by the coding sequence ATGCTCAACTACGTCACGACCAACCCGGGGAAGGTCCGGGAGGTCCGGGAGTATCTCGACGACGGCTCGGTCGCCCAGCTCGAGTTCGACTACGCCGAGATCCAGGCGCCGACCCTCGAACCGATCGCCGCCCGCGGCGCCCGCGAGGCGTACCGCCACGCCGACGGGCCGGTCCTCGTCGACGACGCCGGCCTGTTCGTCGACGCCCTCGACGGCTTTCCCGGCCCCTACACCGCGTACGCCGAGGAGAAACTCGGGATCGAGCGCGTGAGCGCCCTCGCCCGCGAGGCGGCGGATCCCGACCCGGCACGGGCCGCCTTCCGGTGTGTCCTCGCGTACTGCGACGGCGACCCCTTCGACGCCAGCCCCGACCCCATCGACCGCGGGGAACGGGCCGCGGCCGCGGCGGCCGACGAGGACGAGGACGAGGATGCCGACGACCTCCCGGTCAAACTCTTCGTGGGCTCGGTCCGCGGGCGCCTCGTCGACCCGCGCGGCGACGAGGGCTTCGGCTACGATCCCGTGTTCGAGTACGACGGAACGACCTTCGCGGAGATGGGGCCCGCGAAGAAAAACGCCGTCTCCCACCGCGGCCGCGCCTTGGAGAAGTTCGCGGAGTGGTATCCGAACCGCTAG
- a CDS encoding translation initiation factor IF-2 subunit gamma produces the protein MATETHQQPEVNIGLVGHVDHGKTTLVQALSGSWTDQHSEEMKRGISIRLGYADATFRRCPGVDEPECYTVDETCPDGSESEVLRTVSFVDAPGHETLMATMLSGAALMDGAVLVVSATEPVPQAQTEEHLMALDIIGVENIVIAQNKIDLVDREQAVRNHQQIEEFVEGTVAEDAPIVPISAQQEVNMDLLIDAVEREIPTPDREETDAARMFVARSFDINRPGTTWGDLKGGVVGGSLVDGTLEAGEEIELRPGREVDEEGQTEWRPITTEVRSLQAGSQSVGVARPGGLLGVGTGLDPSLTKGDALAGQVAGDPGTLPPTREAFEMDVELLDRVVGEDGDEIEEISTGEPLMLTVGTATTVGAVSSARSGECEVSLKRPVCAESGSKIAINRRVGARWRLIGIGTLK, from the coding sequence ATGGCGACGGAAACACATCAGCAACCGGAGGTGAACATCGGTCTCGTAGGCCACGTGGACCACGGCAAGACGACGTTGGTCCAGGCCCTCAGCGGATCGTGGACGGACCAACACTCCGAGGAGATGAAACGCGGTATCTCCATCCGACTCGGATACGCGGACGCGACGTTCCGTCGGTGTCCTGGCGTCGACGAACCGGAGTGTTACACCGTCGACGAGACCTGTCCCGACGGCTCGGAAAGCGAGGTCCTGCGGACGGTCTCGTTCGTCGATGCGCCCGGCCACGAGACGCTGATGGCGACCATGCTCTCGGGGGCCGCGCTCATGGACGGCGCGGTGCTCGTCGTGAGCGCGACCGAACCGGTCCCGCAAGCCCAGACCGAGGAGCACCTGATGGCGCTCGACATCATCGGCGTCGAGAACATCGTCATCGCCCAGAACAAGATCGACCTCGTCGATCGCGAGCAGGCGGTCCGTAACCACCAACAGATCGAGGAGTTCGTCGAGGGCACCGTCGCCGAGGACGCTCCTATCGTCCCCATCAGCGCCCAGCAGGAGGTCAACATGGACCTCCTCATCGACGCCGTCGAGCGGGAGATCCCCACGCCCGACCGCGAGGAGACCGACGCCGCACGGATGTTCGTCGCGCGGAGCTTCGACATCAATCGCCCGGGGACGACGTGGGGCGACCTCAAGGGTGGTGTCGTCGGCGGGAGCCTCGTCGACGGGACGCTCGAAGCGGGCGAAGAGATCGAACTTCGACCGGGCCGCGAGGTCGACGAGGAAGGCCAGACCGAGTGGCGGCCCATCACGACCGAGGTGCGATCGCTCCAGGCGGGCAGCCAGTCGGTCGGCGTAGCCCGCCCCGGCGGCCTCTTGGGCGTCGGTACCGGGCTCGACCCGTCGCTGACGAAAGGCGACGCGCTCGCGGGCCAGGTCGCCGGCGACCCGGGGACGCTCCCGCCGACCCGCGAGGCCTTCGAGATGGACGTCGAACTGCTGGATCGCGTCGTCGGCGAGGACGGCGACGAGATCGAGGAGATCTCGACGGGCGAACCCCTGATGCTCACCGTCGGCACCGCGACGACCGTCGGGGCCGTGAGCAGCGCGCGCTCCGGCGAATGTGAGGTATCGCTGAAACGTCCCGTCTGTGCCGAGTCGGGGTCGAAGATCGCCATCAACCGCCGCGTCGGGGCCCGCTGGCGGCTCATCGGCATCGGCACGCTCAAGTGA
- a CDS encoding DUF188 domain-containing protein, whose product MDTSALMMPVECDVRVFDELDRLLGDVEFVTPAAVIAELESLSVGAGAGEEATAASVGRDLAERCRVVETDVSHADDALVELADRGECEYVVTNDGPLRDRLLERGVRVIGLRGRNTLNITQP is encoded by the coding sequence ATGGACACCAGTGCGCTCATGATGCCGGTCGAATGCGACGTGCGGGTGTTCGACGAACTCGACCGCCTCCTCGGCGACGTCGAGTTCGTGACGCCAGCCGCGGTGATCGCGGAACTGGAGTCCCTGTCGGTGGGCGCGGGCGCGGGCGAGGAGGCGACGGCCGCCAGCGTCGGCCGGGATCTGGCGGAGCGCTGTCGCGTGGTGGAGACGGACGTATCGCACGCAGACGACGCGCTCGTCGAACTCGCCGACCGGGGCGAGTGCGAGTACGTCGTGACGAACGACGGTCCCCTTCGTGACCGGCTGCTCGAACGTGGCGTTCGGGTGATCGGTTTAAGGGGTCGGAACACACTGAACATAACACAACCTTAG
- a CDS encoding DNA-directed RNA polymerase, producing the protein MYKRVRLKDTVEVPPRHLADVTPERVKRLLQDKLEGRMDEEVGSVVSVIKVHDIGDGAVLPNRPGVYYEADFDAITFDPQMQEVVDGTVVEVVEFGAFVGIGPVDGLLHVSQISDEYLAYDGENQQLASTETNRTLGVGDEVRVRIVTKSVDERNPRDSKIGLTAKQPGLGKHGWLEEERQKREAQMEGN; encoded by the coding sequence ATGTACAAACGGGTACGACTCAAGGACACGGTCGAGGTGCCCCCGCGGCACCTCGCCGACGTGACGCCCGAGCGGGTCAAGCGCCTGCTCCAGGACAAACTCGAAGGTCGGATGGACGAGGAGGTGGGGAGCGTCGTGAGCGTCATCAAGGTTCACGACATCGGTGACGGCGCCGTGTTGCCCAACCGCCCCGGGGTCTACTACGAGGCCGACTTCGACGCCATCACCTTCGATCCACAGATGCAGGAGGTCGTCGACGGCACCGTCGTCGAGGTCGTGGAGTTCGGCGCCTTCGTCGGGATCGGTCCCGTCGACGGCCTGCTCCACGTCTCACAGATCTCCGACGAATATCTCGCCTACGATGGCGAGAACCAGCAACTCGCCTCGACCGAGACCAACCGCACCCTCGGCGTCGGCGACGAGGTCCGGGTTCGCATCGTCACCAAGAGCGTCGACGAGCGCAACCCCCGGGACAGCAAGATCGGGCTGACGGCGAAACAGCCGGGGCTCGGCAAACACGGCTGGCTCGAGGAGGAGCGACAGAAACGCGAGGCACAGATGGAGGGTAACTGA
- the spt4 gene encoding transcription elongation factor subunit Spt4, which yields MAEDRLACRECHFINDPDTQTCANCGSSSLTEDWAGYVIITHPERSEVAEEMNVSEAGGYALKVR from the coding sequence ATGGCCGAGGACCGCCTCGCCTGCCGTGAGTGTCACTTCATCAACGACCCCGACACGCAGACCTGCGCGAACTGCGGGTCGTCGAGCCTCACGGAGGACTGGGCGGGCTACGTCATCATCACCCACCCCGAGCGCTCGGAGGTCGCCGAGGAGATGAACGTCTCCGAAGCCGGCGGGTACGCGCTGAAGGTCCGCTGA
- a CDS encoding GTP-dependent dephospho-CoA kinase family protein has protein sequence MLELPDDLRGAFKEPLGRVFTDPRALLAADGAGDPLVAVGDVVTAHLVDAGRRPDVAVIDGKTERHAVDDEVARVLPKPDVEVTNPAATLSRDLLSALVTALDDGPTVIGVDGEEDLATLPAVLATPLGGAVVYGQPGEGMVLVPVTDESRATARDLLSRMTGDVDAALALLADGDSGAS, from the coding sequence GTGCTCGAACTCCCGGACGACCTTCGCGGGGCGTTCAAGGAGCCGCTGGGCCGGGTGTTCACCGATCCTCGGGCGCTTCTCGCCGCCGACGGCGCCGGCGACCCACTCGTCGCGGTCGGCGACGTGGTCACCGCCCACCTCGTCGACGCCGGCCGGCGGCCGGACGTGGCCGTGATCGACGGCAAGACCGAACGCCACGCCGTCGACGATGAGGTGGCGCGGGTTCTCCCGAAGCCGGACGTCGAGGTGACGAACCCGGCGGCGACGCTCTCCCGGGACCTGCTGTCGGCGCTCGTGACCGCCCTCGACGACGGCCCGACCGTCATCGGCGTCGACGGCGAGGAGGACTTGGCGACGCTCCCGGCCGTCCTCGCGACGCCGCTCGGCGGCGCCGTCGTCTACGGACAACCCGGTGAGGGGATGGTGCTCGTCCCCGTCACCGACGAGTCGCGAGCGACCGCTCGCGACCTGCTCTCGCGGATGACTGGCGACGTCGACGCCGCCCTCGCGCTCCTCGCCGACGGGGATTCGGGCGCTTCGTAA
- a CDS encoding 30S ribosomal protein S24e, which produces MDIDIIEEDENPMLHRTDVRFRITHEDATPSRLSVRDSLAAKLNKDSAEVVVHELDTKFGMRKTIGYAKVYESPDHARDVEQDHMLDRNKISPDAEDAEDAEADAEEA; this is translated from the coding sequence ATGGATATCGATATCATCGAGGAAGACGAGAACCCCATGTTGCACCGCACGGACGTGCGTTTCCGGATCACTCACGAGGACGCGACCCCCTCCCGTCTCTCGGTTCGAGACAGTCTCGCGGCCAAACTCAACAAGGACTCCGCGGAGGTCGTCGTCCACGAACTCGACACGAAGTTCGGGATGCGCAAGACCATCGGCTACGCCAAGGTGTACGAGAGTCCGGACCACGCCCGCGACGTGGAACAGGACCACATGCTCGACCGGAACAAGATCAGTCCCGACGCCGAGGACGCCGAGGACGCCGAAGCGGACGCCGAAGAAGCGTAG
- a CDS encoding bifunctional N(6)-L-threonylcarbamoyladenine synthase/serine/threonine protein kinase: MRILGIEGTAWAASAAVFAYDPDDPTPLDATNPVIETDAYQPESGGIHPREAAEHMGEAIPTVIETALDAADGPIDAVAFSRGPGLGPCLRIVGTAARALAGTLDVPLVGVNHMVAHLEIGRHGAGFDSPVCLNASGANAHLLGYHDGRYRVLGETMDTGVGNAIDKFTRHVGWSHPGGPKVEAAAADGEYVDLPYVVKGMDFSFSGLMSAAKDAYDEGTPVEDVCFSLQETIFAMLTEVAERALSLTGSTELVLGGGVGQNERLREMLSTMCADRGAAFYAPAARYLRDNAGMIAVLGAKMCAAGETITVGESAVDPNFRPDEVAVAWRSDESVAIDPVETTERQGAEAVVTVEADRVIKRRLPKAYRHPALDARLRRERTVAEARLTSEARRRGVPTPVVRDVDVAEATLTLDRIGDRDLAAALTPARARVVGAHLATLHDVGIVHGDPTVRNVRIGGGRCYLIDFGLGYHSGHVEDHAMDCHVFEGSVRGTVAAADAENALSAFEAGYAEAGDGAVLSRLREVEGRGRYQ; this comes from the coding sequence ATGCGGATTCTCGGCATCGAGGGGACGGCGTGGGCGGCCAGCGCCGCGGTCTTCGCGTACGACCCCGACGACCCCACGCCCCTCGACGCCACCAATCCCGTGATCGAAACCGACGCCTACCAGCCCGAGAGCGGCGGCATTCACCCGCGCGAGGCAGCCGAACACATGGGCGAGGCCATCCCCACCGTGATCGAGACGGCCCTCGACGCCGCCGACGGGCCCATCGACGCCGTCGCCTTCTCCCGTGGGCCGGGACTCGGTCCTTGTCTGCGCATCGTCGGCACGGCCGCCCGCGCCCTCGCGGGGACGCTCGACGTGCCCCTCGTCGGCGTCAACCACATGGTCGCACACCTCGAGATCGGGCGCCACGGTGCTGGCTTCGACTCTCCGGTCTGTCTCAACGCCAGCGGTGCCAACGCCCACCTCCTGGGGTATCACGACGGGCGGTACCGCGTCCTCGGCGAGACGATGGACACCGGTGTCGGCAACGCCATCGACAAGTTCACCCGGCACGTCGGCTGGTCACATCCCGGCGGACCGAAAGTCGAGGCGGCGGCCGCGGACGGCGAGTACGTCGACCTGCCCTACGTCGTCAAGGGGATGGACTTCTCATTCTCGGGGCTCATGAGCGCCGCCAAGGACGCTTACGACGAGGGGACGCCCGTCGAGGACGTCTGTTTCTCCCTCCAAGAGACGATCTTCGCCATGCTGACCGAGGTGGCCGAGCGCGCCCTCTCGCTGACCGGGTCGACCGAACTCGTCCTCGGCGGTGGCGTGGGACAGAACGAGCGCTTGCGGGAGATGCTGTCGACGATGTGTGCCGACCGCGGCGCCGCGTTCTACGCCCCCGCGGCCCGATATCTCCGGGACAACGCCGGCATGATCGCCGTCCTCGGAGCGAAGATGTGCGCGGCCGGCGAGACGATCACCGTCGGGGAGTCGGCGGTCGACCCGAACTTTCGGCCGGACGAGGTGGCCGTCGCGTGGCGGAGCGACGAGTCGGTCGCCATCGATCCCGTCGAGACGACGGAGCGACAGGGCGCCGAAGCCGTCGTCACGGTCGAGGCGGATCGCGTGATCAAGCGTCGCCTGCCGAAAGCCTACCGGCATCCCGCTCTCGACGCGCGACTCCGTCGGGAGCGCACGGTCGCCGAGGCTCGCCTGACGAGCGAGGCACGGCGCCGGGGCGTCCCGACGCCGGTCGTGCGTGACGTCGACGTCGCCGAGGCGACGCTCACCCTCGACCGGATCGGCGACCGTGACCTCGCTGCCGCGCTCACACCCGCCCGTGCCCGGGTCGTCGGCGCCCATCTCGCGACTCTCCACGACGTCGGCATCGTCCACGGCGATCCGACGGTGCGGAACGTCCGGATCGGCGGGGGCCGGTGCTACCTGATCGACTTCGGCCTCGGCTACCACAGCGGCCACGTCGAGGACCACGCGATGGACTGTCACGTCTTCGAAGGGAGCGTTCGTGGGACGGTCGCGGCGGCGGACGCAGAGAACGCCCTGTCGGCGTTCGAAGCGGGGTACGCCGAGGCGGGCGACGGAGCGGTTCTCTCACGACTCCGGGAGGTCGAGGGTCGTGGTCGGTACCAGTGA